One Engraulis encrasicolus isolate BLACKSEA-1 chromosome 5, IST_EnEncr_1.0, whole genome shotgun sequence DNA segment encodes these proteins:
- the LOC134449416 gene encoding 1-phosphatidylinositol phosphodiesterase-like — protein sequence MDSYIIQKLLFASLLMTFQVISRSENQSFNDSADLTLPPSYRISWMSSIDDYKRISEITIPGTHDTMALHGGPPAECQAWSLADQLRAGIRYLDLRVFALEHTLYIMHGVVYQHTTFSTVLSTIRDFLKEHRSEAVLVRVKPDLIDKDKVEGMVAQLITGDEDVWVKSDIPRMGDVRGKIVLLQKDSFKLGIPILGTDKKDDYEVTHIDEKERKIETHLQEAERECGGGDYVVLSYSSGTGIGTLEGMFLTPKRVAEKIDPWFYGYLNGLDLRKGSCLGIIAMDFPGLDLIQTVIHLNQF from the exons ATGGACAGCTACATCATCCAGAAATTGCTTTTCGCTTCCTTGCTCAT GACCTTTCAGGTTATCAGCCGCAGTGAGAACCAGTCATTCAATGACTCAGCAGACCTCACTCTACCACCCTCCTATCGCATCAGCTGGATGAGCTCCATCGACGATTACAAAAGGATCTCTGAAATCACCATCCCCGGGACGCACGACACGATGGCCCTTCACGGGGGTCCGCCCGCAGAATGCCAGGCCTGGTCGCTGGCCGACCAGCTGAGGGCTGGCATACGCTATCTTGACCTCAGGGTGTTTGCCCTTGAGCACACACTCTACATCATGCATGGGGTGGTTTATCAACACACCACGTTCTCCACGGTGCTTAGCACCATACGGGACTTTCTAAAGGAGCACAGGAGTGAGGCGGTCTTAGTAAGGGTGAAACCAGACCTGATTGACAAAGACAAGGTGGAGGGGATGGTTGCACAGCTCATAACTGGTGATGAAGATGTCTGGGTAAAGTCAGACATACCAAGGATGGGTGATGTTAGAGGCAAGATTGTCCTGCTGCAGAAAGACAGCTTCAAGCTAGGTATACCCATCCTGGGCACTGACAAGAAAGATGACTATGAGGTCACCCACATTGATGAGAAAGAGCGTAAAATTGAGACCCATTTgcaagaggctgagagagagtgtggtggtgGGGATTATGTAGTGCTGTCCTACTCTAGCGGCACTGGCATTGGCACCTTGGAGGGTATGTTTTTAACGCCTAAAAGAGTAGCCGAGAAAATTGACCCTTGGTTCTATGGGTATCTGAATGGCCTTGATCTCAGGAAGGGGAGCTGCCTCGGCATTATTGCAATGGATTTCCCTGGCCTTGACCTCATTCAAACTGTGATCCATCTAAATCAGTTTTAG
- the LOC134449419 gene encoding membrane-spanning 4-domains subfamily A member 8-like, producing MRICFVCEIGNPINLCFVIIFTLNLVITRMSVTVTKAEGVTVLTLTSNEGSNCPLLCQILGNLCYSPVCSVSQKLKINLGGTLTALGSVQIMIGLLTIGLGSVLFSLQDHWDTFPSRVFAPFWLGSMFMVFGVMCILGEKFPSPCLVVITGMMNAISIGSAITAIVVYAIDTAGAEYWGDLNCDGNNRYDYRPSPIPPLGKEENIAICKRNQAAGQVLKTGMDIVMIISAIVQLGVAISAFVLTFRVACKKGIAQQDPQLREPLVYETLSNPAV from the exons ATGAGAATCTGTTTTGTTTGTGAAATTGGTAACCCTATTAAtctttgttttgttattatttttactCTCAACCTAGTTATTACCAGAATGTCAGTGACGGTGACCAAGGCGGAGGGAGTGACTGTTTTAACACTGACCAGCAATGAAGGTAGCAACTGTCCTTTGCTGTGTCAGATACTGGGCAATCTCTGTTACAGTCCAGTATGCTCAGTGTCTCAGAAGCTGAAGATTAATTTAGGAGGAACTCTGACCGCACTGGGG TCTGTTCAGATCATGATTGGCTTGCTTACCATTGGGCTTGGTTCAGTTTTATTCTCATTACAAGATCATTGGGATACTTTTCCATCTAGAGTCTTCGCTCCGTTCTGGCTTGGATCAATG TTCATGGTCTTTGGTGTGATGTGCATCCTCGGCGAGAAGTTCCCAAGCCCATGTCTG GTTGTCATTACTGGAATGATGAATGCGATCAGCATCGGCTCTGCAATAACTGCCATTGTGGTTTATGCAATTGACACTGCGGGGGCAGAATATTGGGGTGACTTAAATTGTGATGGGAACAACCGGTATGATTATAGACCGTCACCAATCCCACCCTTgggaaaagaagaaaatattGCAATTTGCAAAAGAAACCAGGCTGCTGGACAG GTGCTTAAGACAGGAATGGACATTGTAATGATCATTTCTGCCATTGTACAACTTGGTGTTGCCATCAGTGCCTTCGTCTTGACCTTTCGGGTAGCATGCAAAAAGGGAATAGCTCAACAG GATCCTCAGCTTCGTGAGCCTCTGGTCTATGAAACGTTGTCCAACCCAGCAGTCTAA
- the LOC134448541 gene encoding protein rapunzel-like produces MADQLRRLLGGMEPVMDLFEQGAEMVAVAVIDLSPVFKVASQIVQLALGNVESEEAEYTRQQFQKVRDSLEVASEEVQRINAEIKMRVADATYFSVEENLTNQFRKYMDILKAEPKFREVKKKLFLEHFNRTRGDKNLITLFNAVTGDNFLGESVLEIVLNYEQKSRRPVEDFCARLKKLFCIGLIALMGYNALKGGDDEEDLFRKWGGKMKDVQSEMTSVIEDCINSYPEQAKIDVERVVRDNGEKSNKELADMIIETLKKKYDWVRWSVRVFHPPTGLFNWGEPHHFTGHRSRSRFQVTSTTDEDMKVMVSHSASPEPLDKEKIQRLIASHSNKSIDKIAQLLLDNVPVSVVQIMKVSCQDVICLFSFTEELHYWEERKNFYVCVHSA; encoded by the coding sequence ATGGCCGATCAACTCAGGAGACTATTGGGTGGCATGGAGCCAGTAATGGATCTGTTTGAGCAAGGAGCAGAGATGGTAGCTGTAGCGGTGATAGACTTGAGTCCCGTCTTCAAAGTTGCTTCTCAAATCGTCCAGCTGGCCCTTGGTAATGTTGAGAGCGAGGAGGCAGAGTACACGAGGCAGCAGTTCCAGAAGGTGCGAGACAGTCTGGAGGTTGCGTCCGAGGAGGTCCAGCGCATCAACGCGGAGATCAAGATGCGTGTTGCTGATGCTACATACTTCTCTGTGGAGGAGAATCTGACCAACCAGTTCCGCAAGTACATGGACATTCTGAAAGCAGAACCTAAATTTCGAGAGGTCAAGAAGAAGCTGTTTCTGGAGCACTTCAACAGGACCAGAGGGGACAAAAACCTGATCACTCTCTTCAATGCCGTCACTGGAGATAACTTCCTGGGCGAGTCTGTGCTGGAGATTGTGCTAAACTACGAGCAGAAGAGCCGACGGCCTGTGGAGGACTTCTGTGCCAGGCTCAAGAAGCTCTTTTGCATCGGCCTGATTGCCTTAATGGGCTACAATGCCCTCAAAGGAGGCGATGATGAGGAGGACTTGTTCAGGAAGTGGGGGGGGAAGATGAAGGATGTTCAGAGCGAAATGACCAGCGTCATCGAGGACTGCATCAACAGCTATCCTGAGCAGGCCAAGATCGATGTCGAAAGGGTAGTGCGGGACAACGGTGAAAAGTCCAACAAAGAGCTGGCCGACATGATCATAGAGACTCTGAAGAAGAAGTACGACTGGGTGCGCTGGTCGGTGCGGGTGTTCCACCCACCCACAGGTCTCTTCAACTGGGGGGAACCTCATCATTTCACAGGCCACCGGAGCCGCAGCCGGTTCCAAGTCACCTCAACGACGGACGAGGACATGAAGGTGATGGTGTCCCACAGCGCTTCTCCTGAACCTCTGGATAAGGAAAAGATCCAGCGGCTCATCGCTAGTCATAGCAACAAAAGCATCGACAAGATTGCGCAGTTGCTTTTAGACAATGTGCCCGTGAGTGTTGTGCAGATAATGAAGGTCTCGTGCCAGGATGTTATTTGCTTGTTCAGCTTCACAGAGGAGCTGCACTACTGGGAAGAGCGGAAGAACTTCTATGTTTGTGTTCACTCTGCTTAG
- the LOC134449420 gene encoding uncharacterized protein LOC134449420, with the protein MSVTVTKAEGVTVLTLTSNEGSNCPLLCQILGNLCYSPVCTVSQKLKMNLGGTLTALGAAQIMIGLLTIGVGSILFASQYFFYTFASEIAAPFWLGSMFMVFGVMCILGEKFPSPCLVVITGLMNMMGIAFAITAIVIYAVDISSSFWDYGSDCREDRYNGYNKNYYDSTVSPTPPLEREENLSICKRNAAAAQMLRRGMDIIIIICGIVQLGVAVTASVLAFRSACKKGIAQQDPQLHEPLIYETLSNPAV; encoded by the exons ATGTCAGTGACGGTGACCAAGGCAGAGGGAGTGACCGTTTTAACGCTGACCAGCAATGAAGGTAGCAACTGTCCTTTGCTGTGTCAGATACTGGGCAATCTCTGCTATAGTCCAGTATGCACAGTGTCTCAGAAGCTGAAGATGAATTTAGGAGGAACTCTGACCGCACTGGGG GCTGCCCAGATCATGATTGGATTACTTACCATTGGAGTTGGATCCATTTTATTTGCATCACAATACTTTTTTTACACGTTTGCTTCTGAAATTGCTGCTCCCTTCTGGCTTGGATCTATG TTCATGGTCTTTGGTGTGATGTGCATCCTTGGAGAGAAGTTCCCAAGCCCATGTCTG GTTGTCATTACTGGACTGATGAACATGATGGGCATTGCCTTTGCGATAACTGCCATCGTGATTTATGCAGTTGATATTTCATCTAGTTTTTGGGACTATGGTTCCGATTGTAGGGAGGATAGGTACAATGGGTACAACAAGAACTATTATGATTCTACAGTGTCACCAACCCCACCTTTGGAAAGAGAAGAAAATCTTTCAATTTGCAAACGAAATGCTGCCGCTGCCCAG ATGTTGAGGAGGGGAAtggacatcatcatcattatttgtGGCATTGTACAACTTGGTGTTGCCGTCACTGCCTCCGTCCTGGCCTTTCGGTCTGCATGCAAAAAGGGAATCGCTCAACAG GATCCTCAGCTTCATGAGCCTCTGATCTATGAAACGTTGTCCAACCCAGCAGTCTAG